In Musa acuminata AAA Group cultivar baxijiao chromosome BXJ2-10, Cavendish_Baxijiao_AAA, whole genome shotgun sequence, a genomic segment contains:
- the LOC103969134 gene encoding protein PHOSPHATE-INDUCED 1 homolog: protein MASPAITLVFLLSTASLLFQCSYGGRTLAALVEQQPLAMTYHKGALLTGNISVNLIFYGKFTASQRAIISDFVASLSSLPHQDSMEPSVATWWKTLAKYYSTSRTPLPKLSLGKLLLDEECSLGRSLRDADIETLAAKGAPRNAVNVVLTADDVAVERFCMSRCGTHGASGRSKAGGRFAYVWVGNSETQCPGQCAWPFHQPIYGPQPPPLVAPNGDVGVDGMIINLASLLAGTATNPFGNGFFQGPKEAPLEAATACPGVYGKGAYPGYAGELLTDHATGASYNAHGARGRKYLLPALFDPATSSCSTLV, encoded by the coding sequence ATGGCTTCCCCTGCCATTACACTTGTGTTCCTGCTGTCAACAGCCTCGCTTCTGTTCCAGTGCTCCTATGGAGGCAGAACTCTCGCTGCCTTGGTGGAGCAGCAGCCGCTCGCCATGACCTACCACAAGGGAGCCCTGCTCACTGGAAACATCTCCGTCAACCTTATCTTTTATGGCAAGTTCACTGCCTCCCAAAGAGCTATCATCTCTGACTTCGTTGCCTCCCTCTCCTCGCTTCCCCACCAGGACTCCATGGAGCCCTCCGTGGCCACCTGGTGGAAGACCCTCGCCAAGTACTACTCCACGTCGAGGACACCGTTGCCCAAACTCAGCCTCGGGAAACTGCTCCTCGACGAGGAGTGCTCCCTCGGCAGGTCCCTACGGGACGCCGACATTGAGACGCTGGCGGCCAAGGGGGCGCCGCGGAACGCCGTCAACGTGGTGCTCACGGCGGACGACGTGGCAGTAGAGCGGTTCTGCATGAGCCGGTGCGGCACGCACGGGGCTTCCGGCAGGTCCAAGGCCGGGGGGAGGTTCGCCTACGTCTGGGTGGGGAACTCGGAAACGCAGTGCCCCGGCCAGTGCGCTTGGCCCTTCCACCAGCCGATTTACGGGCCCCAGCCGCCGCCGCTGGTGGCGCCCAACGGCGACGTGGGGGTCGATGGCATGATCATCAACCTGGCGAGCCTGCTCGCCGGCACCGCGACCAATCCGTTCGGCAACGGCTTCTTCCAGGGGCCGAAGGAGGCGCCACTGGAGGCGGCGACAGCGTGCCCGGGGGTGTACGGGAAGGGGGCTTACCCGGGGTACGCCGGGGAACTACTGACGGACCACGCGACGGGTGCCAGCTACAACGCGCATGGGGCCCGCGGGAGGAAGTACCTGCTCCCGGCTCTCTTCGACCCGGCCACCTCGTCCTGCTCCACCTTGGTGTAG
- the LOC103969135 gene encoding protein PHOSPHATE-INDUCED 1 homolog, giving the protein MASSFLTTNAHCSVLVRLLLVALLFRCSYAGRTLAALVEQQPLAMTYHRGALITGNVSVNLIFYGKFTASQRAIIYDFVTSLSPLPRQKHSLEPSVATWWTTLAKYYATSKAPLPKPILGKQILDESCSLGKSLRDANLAKLAATGAARDAISVVLTAEDVAVDRFCMSRCGSHGSSSLSEAGSRFAYIWVGNSAAQCPGQCAWPFHQPMYGPQTPPLVAPNGDVGADGMVINLASMLAGAATNPFGDGFFQGPREAPLEAATACPGVYAKGSYPGYPGDLLVDPTTRASYNAHGARGRKYLVPALFDPSTSACSTMV; this is encoded by the coding sequence ATGGCTTCTTCCTTCCTCACTACAAATGCTCACTGCTCTGTTCTTGTTAGACTTCTCCTGGTTGCTTTGCTGTTCCGGTGCTCCTATGCAGGCAGAACTCTCGCTGCCTTGGTGGAGCAGCAGCCGCTCGCCATGACCTACCACAGGGGAGCCCTGATCACCGGAAACGTCTCCGTTAACCTCATCTTCTATGGCAAGTTCACTGCCTCCCAGAGAGCCATCATCTATGACTTCGTCACCTCCCTTTCCCCTCTCCCGCGCCAGAAGCATTCTCTGGAGCCGTCGGTGGCCACCTGGTGGACGACCCTGGCCAAGTACTACGCCACGTCCAAGGCGCCGCTCCCTAAACCCATCCTCGGCAAACAGATACTCGACGAGTCGTGCTCCCTCGGAAAATCGCTGCGCGATGCCAACCTCGCCAAACTGGCCGCCACGGGGGCGGCGCGGGACGCCATCAGCGTGGTGCTCACGGCGGAGGACGTGGCGGTGGACAGGTTCTGCATGAGCCGGTGCGGTTCCCACGGGTCGTCGTCCCTCTCTGAGGCCGGTTCCCGGTTCGCCTACATCTGGGTGGGGAACTCCGCTGCGCAGTGCCCGGGACAGTGCGCGTGGCCCTTCCACCAGCCCATGTACGGGCCGCAGACGCCGCCGCTGGTGGCGCCAAACGGTGACGTCGGTGCCGACGGCATGGTGATCAACCTGGCGAGCATGCTGGCCGGCGCCGCCACCAACCCCTTCGGTGACGGCTTCTTCCAAGGGCCAAGGGAGGCGCCGCTTGAGGCCGCGACGGCGTGCCCCGGAGTGTACGCGAAGGGCTCATATCCGGGCTACCCCGGTGACCTTTTGGTGGACCCCACTACGAGAGCAAGCTACAACGCCCACGGGGCTCGCGGGAGGAAGTATCTGGTCCCAGCGCTGTTTGACCCGTCAACGTCCGCGTGTTCCACCATGGTTTAA
- the LOC103969136 gene encoding protein PHOSPHATE-INDUCED 1, producing the protein MQLVSLTYINFSGREIHSSHKWSIFHFLPKICYIFSEMASFPASKTCIVVLVLVSLAQVSMGSRKLASLVQQASDLLTYHNGEVMQGDIAISITWYGTFTPIQKSIISDFLLSLTPSSQTQPQPSTPSVRQWWNTIDRLYLEKAGKRKKKTNVVLANQVSNDKCSMGKSLKTSQIPELAAEAGPKKGGIALVFTAEDVAVEGFCMSRCGLHGSDRKTDSVYIWVGNSAAQCPGQCAWPFHQPAYGPQTPPLVAPNGDVGADGMVINLASMLAGAVTNPFGDGFFQGPREAPLEAATACPGVYGKGTYPGYAGGLLVDLITGASYNANGVHRRKYLVPALFDPTASTCSTLV; encoded by the coding sequence ATGCAGCTGGTCTCGTTAACCTATATAAACTTCTCCGGCCGAGAGATCCACTCATCACACAAGTGGTCTATCTTCCACTTCCTCCCAAAGATTTGCTATATCTTCTCCGAAATGGCTTCTTTCCCGGCCTCCAAAACATGCATTGTGGTACTAGTTTTAGTGAGCTTGGCACAGGTGAGCATGGGCTCTAGGAAACTTGCCAGCTTGGTGCAACAGGCATCCGACCTCCTCACGTACCACAACGGTGAAGTGATGCAAGGTGACATCGCCATCTCGATCACCTGGTACGGGACGTTCACCCCAATCCAGAAGTCCATCATCTCAGACTTCCTCCTCTCCCTCACACCGAGCTCCCAAACCCAACCACAGCCATCAACGCCTTCTGTCCGCCAGTGGTGGAACACCATCGATCGGCTTTACTTGGAGAAAgctgggaagaggaagaagaagactaaCGTTGTGTTGGCCAACCAAGTGTCGAACGACAAGTGTTCCATGGGCAAGTCCCTCAAGACATCCCAGATCCCCGAGTTGGCGGCCGAGGCCGGTCCGAAGAAGGGCGGGATCGCGCTGGTGTTCACGGCCGAGGACGTCGCGGTCGAGGGCTTCTGCATGAGCCGGTGCGGCCTGCACGGTTCCGACCGGAAGACCGACTCCGTCTACATCTGGGTGGGCAATTCGGCGGCCCAGTGCCCGGGCCAGTGCGCGTGGCCCTTCCACCAGCCCGCGTACGGGCCGCAGACGCCGCCGCTGGTGGCGCCCAACGGCGATGTCGGGGCCGACGGCATGGTGATCAACCTGGCGAGCATGCTGGCCGGCGCTGTCACCAACCCTTTTGGCGACGGCTTCTTCCAGGGGCCGAGGGAGGCCCCGCTGGAGGCGGCTACGGCGTGCCCCGGGGTGTACGGGAAGGGAACCTACCCGGGCTACGCCGGTGGCCTGCTCGTGGACCTTATCACCGGGGCCAGCTACAACGCGAACGGGGTCCACAGGCGGAAGTACCTGGTGCCGGCACTGTTTGACCCGACGGCGTCCACTTGCTCCACGCTGGTTTAA